The following are encoded in a window of Geoanaerobacter pelophilus genomic DNA:
- a CDS encoding ParB/RepB/Spo0J family partition protein, whose translation MAKQSKLSELEDNLFDQLSFFEVEQKQAPEQPQPKSVPAYQKGRLYRLEVAELLPDPSQPRKTMDQESLAELTASISRLGLLEPVLFRQSEYGQLFVVAGSRRLEAARRGGLKHIPGLLADGDAAEIALVENLVRQDLTCIEESEALDRLKSLHCYTLAELAGIIGKSVPTISEIISLTRLPAAIRDECRSDHKIARSILVEIAKLPSAIEMQAMYDRYRKEGLTRSSIRNKEGVKKERKSFVRLFRSFSSKITAIDLSAMTDKERKKIKNELESLKRSIDESLDKLN comes from the coding sequence ATGGCCAAACAATCCAAACTGAGCGAGCTGGAAGACAATCTTTTTGATCAGCTCTCTTTTTTCGAAGTCGAGCAAAAGCAGGCCCCGGAACAGCCTCAGCCGAAGAGCGTTCCAGCCTATCAGAAAGGGCGTCTCTACCGGCTGGAGGTCGCCGAACTTCTCCCGGACCCTTCGCAGCCGCGCAAAACCATGGACCAAGAGAGCCTGGCAGAACTGACAGCCTCGATAAGCCGCCTCGGCCTTCTGGAACCGGTACTGTTCAGGCAATCGGAATACGGGCAGCTCTTTGTTGTAGCCGGAAGCAGGCGTTTAGAAGCAGCCAGAAGAGGAGGTCTTAAACATATCCCCGGTCTGCTTGCCGACGGAGATGCCGCCGAGATTGCTCTGGTGGAAAACCTGGTCCGTCAGGATCTTACCTGCATCGAGGAATCAGAGGCTCTTGACCGGCTGAAATCGCTCCATTGTTACACATTGGCAGAACTGGCCGGGATTATCGGTAAATCAGTACCAACCATCTCCGAAATCATCTCTCTTACCAGGCTTCCGGCAGCTATTCGCGATGAATGCCGTAGCGACCACAAAATCGCCAGGAGCATCCTGGTGGAGATCGCCAAGCTCCCCTCTGCAATTGAGATGCAAGCGATGTACGATCGCTACCGCAAAGAAGGGCTAACCCGCTCAAGCATCAGAAACAAGGAAGGGGTAAAAAAAGAAAGAAAAAGCTTTGTCCGCCTCTTCAGATCGTTCTCCAGCAAAATCACGGCTATTGACCTGAGTGCAATGACTGATAAAGAGCGGAAAAAGATCAAAAATGAACTTGAATCGCTTAAGAGATCAATTGATGAAAGTCTGGATAAACTGAACTGA
- the purN gene encoding phosphoribosylglycinamide formyltransferase — protein sequence MSDNRGVKLGVLVSGNGTNLQAIIDAIESGDLSARVACVISNKGEAFALERARKHGIPAIHLPYKGFDSREAYDAALVKILQEHGVELVILAGFMRILTPVIIDAFHNRIMNIHPALLPAFPGLDAQKQALDYGVKVSGCTVHFVDAGCDTGPIIIQAPVPVENDDTETTLSERIHKEEHQIYPKAIQLFAEGRLSVAGRRVIISS from the coding sequence ATGTCTGACAACAGGGGAGTAAAACTAGGGGTGCTGGTTTCCGGAAACGGCACCAATCTGCAGGCGATTATCGACGCAATCGAGTCAGGCGACCTTTCGGCCCGGGTAGCTTGTGTCATCAGTAACAAAGGTGAAGCTTTTGCGCTGGAACGGGCCAGGAAACATGGCATTCCGGCAATACATCTCCCATATAAGGGGTTTGACAGCCGGGAGGCTTATGATGCCGCACTGGTGAAGATTCTCCAGGAACATGGGGTGGAACTGGTCATCCTCGCCGGATTCATGCGGATCCTGACTCCGGTCATAATCGACGCCTTCCATAACCGCATCATGAATATCCATCCTGCCCTGCTCCCTGCTTTCCCCGGCCTTGACGCCCAGAAGCAGGCGCTAGATTATGGCGTCAAGGTTTCCGGCTGCACCGTTCATTTTGTCGATGCCGGGTGTGATACCGGCCCGATCATTATTCAGGCACCAGTGCCGGTAGAAAACGACGACACGGAAACAACCCTTTCAGAGCGGATTCACAAGGAAGAACACCAGATTTACCCAAAAGCGATCCAGCTTTTTGCCGAAGGCAGACTCAGCGTTGCCGGTAGACGGGTAATAATCAGCTCCTAA
- a CDS encoding YkgJ family cysteine cluster protein, whose protein sequence is MNFDEIADRYARLLSEVDNWYRRCQSAFPHEIQCVKGCSDCCRALFDITLLDAWFLRVGFKRLTKEVRSQVALKAGERLQGLRAIWPELSPPYLLNHRPEDQWQELMPEEDETPCVLLGEDGRCLVYEHRPMTCRLHGLPLIDPDGTVMHDEWCTMNFPGIDPLQLTELRADFTRMFREEVAQFRGFERLLLNKGFMELDTFIPLALLVDYDSFDWMQWLKTHR, encoded by the coding sequence TTGAATTTTGATGAAATAGCGGATCGCTACGCAAGGCTTCTTTCGGAGGTTGATAACTGGTATCGTCGTTGTCAATCGGCTTTCCCGCATGAGATTCAGTGTGTAAAGGGTTGTAGTGACTGCTGTCGAGCACTTTTCGACATTACGTTGCTCGATGCCTGGTTTCTCCGAGTTGGTTTTAAGAGGCTTACCAAAGAGGTCAGATCTCAGGTTGCGCTAAAGGCTGGGGAGCGGTTACAAGGATTGCGCGCTATCTGGCCTGAACTATCCCCTCCGTATCTGCTGAATCACCGTCCCGAAGACCAGTGGCAAGAGCTGATGCCGGAAGAAGACGAAACTCCCTGTGTACTGCTCGGAGAAGATGGCCGCTGCCTGGTCTACGAACATCGCCCTATGACTTGCAGGCTTCATGGTCTGCCACTCATTGATCCGGACGGGACAGTCATGCACGATGAATGGTGTACCATGAATTTCCCCGGAATCGACCCGCTGCAGTTGACAGAGTTGAGAGCGGATTTTACCCGGATGTTCAGGGAGGAAGTGGCGCAATTCAGGGGATTTGAACGATTGTTGTTAAATAAAGGGTTCATGGAGCTGGACACCTTTATTCCACTGGCACTACTGGTGGATTATGATAGCTTTGATTGGATGCAGTGGCTGAAAACACATAGGTAA